The following proteins are encoded in a genomic region of Macrobrachium nipponense isolate FS-2020 chromosome 44, ASM1510439v2, whole genome shotgun sequence:
- the LOC135204278 gene encoding uncharacterized protein LOC135204278 codes for MKILLIVLCLITATVRPTTDSHISRVNTPLTREFVLRTIFHRNRGLGFNRTNTEQDLVAKSHHNNTDSQPCPSGLVLHVDGKCTAPVVTYNYYQYVIPSEPRPIKETRPIILFEPPKEIYNIMIIHLPEDDEESEPVVILPPQQKSVIYILRKESNRQGQHAIQVPESRKTKPKLFLITYRPETSD; via the exons ATCGTCTTATGCTTGATTACTGCAACAGTAAGACCAACCACAGACAGTCACATCAGCAGGGTAAATACACCTCTCACTCGGGAGTTTGTTCTTCGCACCATATTTCATAGGAATCGAGGACTGGGCTTCAATAGGACAAATACTGAACAAGACCTGGTAGCGAAGTCTCATCATAACAACACTGACTCACAACCGTGTCCAAGTGGGTTGGTTCTCCATGTGGATGGCAAATGTACAGCCCCCGTAGTTACCTACAACTACTACCAATATGTCATCCCGAGCGAACCTCGGCCTATTAAGGAAACTCGCCCTATAATACTCTTCGAGCCACCAAAggaaatatataacataatgatCATTCATCTCCCAGAAGATGACGAGGAAAGTGAACCTGTCGTCATTCTTCCACCACAACAGAAGAGTGTCATTTACATCCTGAGGAAAGAGTCAAATCGACAAGGCCAACATGCAATACAAGTTCCTGAGTCaaggaaaacaaaaccaaaattgtTCTTGATTACCTACAGACCAG AAACAAGCGACTAG